The genomic interval TGGCGGAAACGTTTTTGTAATAAAAGTTTTTTTGAGGGATCTTCCAGTTTCCGTAAAGCCGCTCCAAATAGGCATCCGTGTCGGCCGGCACCAGGATCTCGGAACTTAAAAAGGGCGCTGGAACGAATTTTCCGGCAAGATCACCCGGATAAGAGAGCGCGTAGCCGGCAATTTTGTTTTTTTCGACCGGCGTGAATTTCAGCAGGCCTTCGTGAAAGTGGCCGATGAGTTCCGCGGCTCCGGCATAAAGGATTTCTTGATTCCACGCGTGATAAAAATAAAAATCGGTCGAAACGCCGGTCTCCTGATGGACGAAGGTGATTTCGCAGTAATCGCCGATGGCCGCCAGCGGTCCTTCCAGATGATGTTCGGCTTTGAGCCGGAATCCCGCTTTTTCCATGGTCTTGATCAAAAGAGGAATGTCGGGGCGGTCCGAAGCCAAAAGCCCGAAATCCAGGTCGTCGTCCCCCTGGATAAAGCCCTTATTTCTGCGGTAGCCGAGAAGCGTGCCGAAGTTCAGGTGGGGCCGGACTCCCGCTTCCCGGCAGGCTCGGAGGGCCTGCTCCAGGACAGACGAGCCGTGGGCAAGCAGGCTTTTGCTCCGCTTCGAAAGCTTCCGCACATTTTTAAGATGAAAGACCGCTTTTGAAAAGAGGCTTAAAAATTGCCCCGATAGAATCAAGCGGCGGGTTTCGGATAAGAGTTCGGAGAGGCTT from Verrucomicrobiia bacterium carries:
- a CDS encoding LicD family protein; amino-acid sequence: MRKLSKRSKSLLAHGSSVLEQALRACREAGVRPHLNFGTLLGYRRNKGFIQGDDDLDFGLLASDRPDIPLLIKTMEKAGFRLKAEHHLEGPLAAIGDYCEITFVHQETGVSTDFYFYHAWNQEILYAGAAELIGHFHEGLLKFTPVEKNKIAGYALSYPGDLAGKFVPAPFLSSEILVPADTDAYLERLYGNWKIPQKNFYYKNVSAIVSSASSTGIELVRLPAPAETAS